A single Actinomadura algeriensis DNA region contains:
- the ftsR gene encoding transcriptional regulator FtsR, translated as MNAQPARSLMTIGDVLGLLRPEFPDITISKIRFLESEGLIEPQRSPSGYRKFGAADVERLRFVLTAQRDHYMPLRAIRRHLEARDRGETVPPLGARAPEPDHGRPRTLVAADATAERAAVRLTRRQLLDGAGIDEALLNGLEEFGLIRRRGASYEAEALTVARAAAALGEYGYEVRHLRAVKAAADRQAGLIEQTVAPQLRRRSPDAHEQAAETAREIAALSVKLHAALLSASLRESLDH; from the coding sequence TTGAACGCGCAACCGGCCAGGTCCCTGATGACGATCGGGGACGTCCTCGGGCTGCTCCGGCCCGAGTTCCCCGACATCACCATCTCCAAGATCAGGTTCCTGGAGTCCGAGGGGCTCATCGAACCGCAGCGCAGCCCCTCCGGGTACCGCAAGTTCGGCGCCGCCGACGTCGAACGGCTCCGGTTCGTCCTGACCGCGCAGCGCGACCACTACATGCCGCTGCGCGCCATCCGGCGGCACCTCGAGGCGCGCGACCGCGGCGAGACCGTCCCGCCGCTCGGCGCCCGCGCGCCCGAGCCGGACCACGGCCGCCCCCGGACGCTCGTCGCGGCCGACGCGACCGCCGAGCGCGCGGCCGTCCGGCTCACCCGCCGCCAGCTCCTGGACGGCGCGGGGATCGACGAGGCGCTCCTGAACGGCCTCGAGGAGTTCGGGCTGATCCGCCGCCGCGGCGCCTCCTACGAGGCCGAGGCCCTCACCGTCGCGCGCGCGGCCGCCGCGCTCGGCGAGTACGGCTACGAGGTCCGGCACCTGCGGGCCGTCAAGGCCGCCGCCGACCGTCAGGCCGGGCTCATCGAGCAGACCGTCGCGCCCCAGCTGCGCCGCCGCAGCCCGGACGCCCACGAGCAGGCCGCCGAGACCGCCCGGGAGATCGCCGCGCTGTCGGTGAAACTGCACGCCGCGCTGCTGTCGGCGAGCCTGCGGGAAAGCCTCGACCACTGA
- a CDS encoding bifunctional nuclease family protein: MKQMEVVGVRVEMPSNQPIVLLKETEGERYLPIWIGAVEATAIAFAQQGVLPARPLTHDLFRDVLDALSVQLSTVNITALREGIFFADLVFSNGVEVSARPSDSIALALRTGATIFASEDILEEAGVAIPDEQEDEVEKFREFLDTITPEDFGRAG, encoded by the coding sequence GTGAAGCAGATGGAGGTCGTCGGCGTCCGGGTCGAGATGCCCTCCAATCAGCCGATCGTCCTGTTGAAGGAGACGGAGGGCGAGCGCTACCTGCCCATCTGGATCGGGGCCGTCGAGGCCACGGCGATCGCCTTCGCCCAGCAGGGCGTGCTGCCCGCGCGCCCCCTGACCCACGACCTCTTCCGCGACGTGCTCGACGCGCTGAGCGTCCAGCTGAGCACCGTGAACATCACCGCGCTCCGCGAGGGCATCTTCTTCGCCGACCTGGTCTTCTCCAACGGGGTCGAGGTCAGCGCGCGCCCGTCCGACTCCATCGCGCTCGCGCTGCGCACCGGCGCCACCATCTTCGCCAGCGAGGACATCCTCGAAGAGGCCGGCGTCGCCATCCCGGACGAGCAAGAGGACGAGGTCGAGAAGTTCCGCGAGTTCCTCGACACCATCACCCCCGAAGATTTCGGCCGCGCCGGCTGA
- a CDS encoding MerR family transcriptional regulator, translating to MAVSSGEGKATPDRHVASRRAGEQGLLFDTQVSAPPEDVGYRGPTACSAAGITYRQLDYWARTKLVEPSVRPAHGSGSQRLYSFRDILVLKVVKRLLDTGVSLQQIRTAVTHLRDRGVQDLAQITLMSDGVSVYECTSPDEVVDLLQGGQGVFGIALGRVWQEVEGSLAELPGERAATDDRGDHPHDELADRRRARRTG from the coding sequence GTGGCGGTGAGCAGCGGCGAGGGCAAGGCCACCCCCGACAGGCACGTCGCTTCCCGGCGTGCCGGAGAGCAGGGCCTGCTCTTCGACACGCAGGTGTCGGCGCCGCCGGAGGACGTCGGCTACCGCGGCCCGACGGCGTGCTCGGCGGCGGGCATCACCTACCGGCAGCTGGACTACTGGGCCCGCACCAAGCTCGTCGAGCCGAGCGTCCGCCCGGCGCACGGGTCGGGCAGCCAGCGGCTGTACAGCTTCCGCGACATCCTCGTCCTCAAGGTCGTGAAACGGCTCCTGGACACGGGCGTCTCCCTGCAGCAGATCCGCACCGCCGTCACGCACCTGCGCGACCGCGGCGTCCAGGACCTCGCGCAGATCACGCTCATGAGCGACGGCGTCAGCGTCTACGAGTGCACCTCGCCCGACGAGGTCGTCGACCTTCTGCAGGGCGGTCAGGGCGTGTTCGGCATCGCGCTCGGGCGCGTGTGGCAGGAGGTCGAGGGCAGCCTCGCCGAACTGCCCGGGGAACGGGCCGCCACCGACGACCGCGGCGACCACCCGCACGACGAGCTCGCCGACCGCCGCCGCGCCCGCCGCACCGGCTAG
- a CDS encoding lysylphosphatidylglycerol synthase transmembrane domain-containing protein has translation MTQTRDEAVRPRRGASAGVPVDEPAQPDRIRRPSDAIRFVVSCAGLAAVMLLVSFAQQTTHGIQTDIAEGTAHAPELLLALATLASSFGVLAVPIAFAVERLFHKDGMRVAIALLAAMIAFAVTLTLDDLVVQAAPGGVLDSLIWGGTDTAPVHTDIAPVIAFVSVVGMAGRTRWQAVTWFMIALAALTGLTAAYASVSALAATYFLGRAIGHGTLYAVGTPNPRPTGMTVVTALERLGLCPRRAARLDDPEDGQEEARRYGVLLGPSAAGDDPVPPAPGGAHGGWHLELRVLDRDQQTAGLPYRLWRMLRLRRTTAGRTLRSLRRSLEQESLTAYAAAAAGARTPRLVGTLEVGTQAALLAYEHVPGRRLRDVPAEEITDELLTDVWRQFRRLQKGRLAHRRLEEDAVLVGDDGAAHLVDLWSGEIAAGDLALRLDLAQLLTTLALRAGPERAVRTAVPVLGEEALAAAVPMLQRVALSRATRQAVRRDRDLLPRIREEIVRLKPESEAAPIRLERFRPRTIFSMVALSIAAYIVIPQIGSIDLVQLVATATWWWAGVALGAAALTYLAAALMLMGFVPERLPLWRTVLVQLAASFVKLVAPAAVGGVAVNTRYLQRSGVRPGPAVASVGASQLVGLVAHILLLILFGFLTGSTNTATKDLAPSRTVVIAVLALGLVAGLALTIPRVRRVVTGRLRSMFSGVVPRLVDVLQSPKKLCTGIGGTLLLTVGFVLCLDASIRAFGGALPWTAVVVVFLTANAVGSAVPTPGGLGAVEGALTLALTISGLAAETAASAVLLYRLLTLWLPVLPGWAAFAYLQRKEAL, from the coding sequence GTGACGCAGACGCGCGACGAGGCGGTGCGCCCGAGGCGGGGCGCCTCCGCCGGCGTGCCCGTCGACGAGCCCGCCCAGCCGGACCGCATCCGCCGCCCGTCCGACGCCATCCGCTTCGTGGTGTCGTGCGCCGGGCTGGCCGCGGTGATGCTGCTGGTGTCGTTCGCCCAGCAGACCACGCACGGCATCCAGACCGACATCGCCGAGGGCACCGCCCACGCGCCCGAGCTGCTGCTGGCGCTGGCCACCCTCGCGTCGAGCTTCGGGGTGCTGGCCGTCCCCATCGCGTTCGCCGTCGAGCGGCTGTTCCACAAGGACGGCATGCGGGTCGCCATCGCGCTGCTCGCCGCGATGATCGCCTTCGCCGTCACGCTCACGCTGGACGACCTGGTGGTGCAGGCCGCGCCCGGCGGCGTCCTGGACTCGCTGATCTGGGGCGGCACCGACACGGCCCCGGTGCACACCGACATCGCGCCGGTGATCGCGTTCGTCAGCGTGGTCGGGATGGCGGGGCGGACCCGCTGGCAGGCGGTCACCTGGTTCATGATCGCGCTGGCGGCGCTGACCGGCCTGACCGCCGCCTACGCGTCGGTGTCGGCGCTGGCGGCGACGTACTTCCTGGGGCGTGCGATCGGGCACGGCACCCTGTACGCGGTCGGCACGCCGAATCCGCGCCCGACGGGGATGACGGTGGTGACGGCCCTGGAGCGGCTGGGGCTGTGCCCGCGGCGCGCGGCGCGGCTCGACGACCCCGAGGACGGCCAGGAGGAGGCGCGCCGCTACGGGGTGCTGCTGGGCCCGTCCGCCGCCGGAGACGACCCGGTGCCGCCCGCGCCGGGCGGCGCGCACGGCGGCTGGCACCTGGAGCTGCGGGTGCTGGACCGCGACCAGCAGACCGCCGGGCTGCCGTACCGGCTGTGGCGGATGCTGCGGCTGCGGCGCACCACGGCCGGGCGGACGCTGCGGTCGCTGCGCCGGTCGCTGGAACAGGAGTCGCTCACCGCGTACGCCGCCGCCGCGGCGGGCGCCCGCACCCCGCGGCTCGTCGGGACGCTCGAGGTGGGGACGCAGGCGGCGCTGCTGGCCTACGAGCACGTGCCGGGGCGGCGGCTGCGGGACGTGCCCGCCGAGGAGATCACCGACGAGCTGCTGACGGACGTGTGGCGGCAGTTCCGGCGCCTGCAGAAGGGCCGGCTGGCGCACCGCCGGCTGGAGGAGGACGCCGTCCTGGTCGGCGACGACGGCGCCGCGCACCTCGTCGACCTGTGGTCCGGGGAGATCGCCGCCGGTGACCTGGCGCTGCGGCTGGACCTGGCGCAGCTGCTCACGACGCTGGCGCTGCGGGCCGGGCCGGAGCGGGCCGTGCGGACGGCCGTGCCGGTGCTCGGCGAGGAGGCGCTGGCCGCGGCGGTGCCGATGCTGCAGCGGGTGGCGCTGTCGCGGGCGACCCGGCAGGCGGTGCGGCGCGACCGCGATCTCCTCCCGCGGATCCGGGAGGAGATCGTCCGGCTGAAGCCCGAGTCGGAGGCGGCGCCGATCCGGCTGGAACGGTTCCGGCCCCGGACGATCTTCAGCATGGTGGCGCTGTCGATCGCCGCCTACATCGTCATCCCGCAGATCGGCAGCATCGACCTCGTCCAGCTGGTCGCGACGGCGACCTGGTGGTGGGCCGGCGTGGCGCTGGGCGCGGCGGCGCTGACCTACCTGGCGGCGGCCCTCATGCTGATGGGGTTCGTGCCCGAACGGCTCCCGCTGTGGCGGACGGTGCTGGTGCAGCTCGCGGCGTCGTTCGTGAAGCTGGTGGCGCCCGCGGCGGTGGGCGGGGTCGCGGTCAACACGCGGTACCTGCAGCGGTCGGGCGTCCGGCCGGGCCCGGCGGTGGCGAGCGTCGGCGCGTCCCAGCTGGTCGGGCTGGTGGCGCACATCCTGCTGCTCATCCTCTTCGGCTTCCTCACCGGGTCGACGAACACCGCGACGAAGGACCTGGCGCCGTCGCGCACCGTGGTGATCGCGGTGCTGGCGCTGGGCCTGGTCGCGGGGCTGGCGCTGACGATCCCGCGGGTGCGGCGGGTGGTCACCGGCCGGCTCCGCAGCATGTTCTCGGGCGTGGTGCCGCGGCTGGTGGACGTGCTGCAGTCGCCGAAGAAGCTGTGCACCGGGATCGGCGGCACGCTCCTGCTGACGGTGGGCTTCGTGCTGTGCCTGGACGCGTCGATCCGCGCGTTCGGCGGGGCGCTGCCGTGGACGGCGGTGGTCGTGGTGTTCCTGACCGCGAACGCGGTCGGGTCGGCCGTGCCGACGCCCGGCGGGCTCGGCGCGGTGGAGGGCGCGCTGACGCTGGCGCTGACCATCTCGGGGCTGGCGGCCGAGACGGCGGCGTCGGCGGTGCTGCTCTACCGCCTGCTGACGCTGTGGCTGCCGGTGCTGCCGGGGTGGGCCGCGTTCGCCTACCTGCAGCGCAAGGAGGCGCTCTAG
- the gcvP gene encoding aminomethyl-transferring glycine dehydrogenase: MTAQFFAPVAAPQHPRAAFADRHIGPSPADRDRMLAAIGYSGTEALIDDAVPAAIRTGRPLDLPPALSETAALDRLRELAARNTVLTSMIGLGYHGTITPGVIMRNVLENPGWYTAYTPYQPEISQGRLEALLNFQTAVADLTGLPVANASMLDEGTAAAEAMALAHRASRRKEPGRFLVDADALPQTIEVVRTRAVPLGIEVVVADVSGGLPDGDFFGVLVQYPGASGAVRDLAPLSARAHERGATVVVAADLLALTLLRPPGESGADIAVGSAQRFGVPYGFGGPHAGYMAVGDDLRRQLPGRLVGVSVDADGATAYRLALQTREQHIRREKATSNICTAQVLLAVMASMYAVYHGPEGLAAIAQRAHRRAAEIADGLRRGGVEIVHGSFFDTVLARVPGRAAEVVAAARERGINLRADGPDRVAIACDETTTPEHAAAVLQAFGVDAGAPGDIADVLPDDLRRESPYLTHPVFHAHRSETAMLRYLRRLQDKDIALDRSMIPLGSCTMKLNATAEMEPITWPEFANVHPFAPLDQAAGYVELIGELEANLAEITGYAKVSVQPNAGSQGELAGLLAIRGYHASRGEEHRDVCLIPSSAHGTNAASAVMAGMRVVVVKCDDGGNVDLDDLDAKIGRHGDRLAAIMVTYPSTHGVFEESITQVCDAVHAAGGQVYVDGANLNALVGLARPGEFGSDVSHLNLHKTFCIPHGGGGPGVGPIGVREHLAPFLPNHPLRAEAGPSDTGVGPISAAPWGSAGILPISWAYIAMMGPDGLRAATEGAIIGANYLAARLAPHYPILYTGRNGLVAHECIADLRKITKETGVTAEDVAKRLIDYGFHAPTLSFPVAGTLMIEPTESEDLAELDRFCDAMIEIRREIQRVADGGHDRDDNPLKNAPHTAAQLISDAWKHPYTREEGAYPLPALREGKYWPPVRRIDQAYGDRNLVCSCPPPEEFED, from the coding sequence ATGACCGCCCAGTTCTTCGCCCCCGTGGCCGCGCCGCAGCATCCCCGCGCCGCGTTCGCCGACCGGCACATCGGCCCGTCCCCGGCCGACCGCGACCGGATGCTCGCCGCGATCGGCTACTCGGGAACGGAGGCGCTGATCGACGACGCGGTCCCCGCCGCGATCCGCACCGGCCGCCCGCTCGACCTGCCGCCCGCGTTGAGCGAGACCGCCGCGCTCGACCGGCTCCGCGAGCTCGCCGCCCGCAACACCGTCCTCACCTCCATGATCGGCCTCGGCTACCACGGGACCATCACGCCCGGCGTGATCATGCGGAACGTCCTGGAGAATCCCGGCTGGTACACCGCCTACACCCCGTACCAGCCGGAGATCTCCCAAGGCCGCCTCGAGGCGCTGCTGAACTTCCAGACGGCCGTCGCCGACCTGACCGGGCTGCCCGTCGCCAACGCCTCCATGCTGGACGAGGGCACGGCCGCCGCCGAGGCGATGGCGCTCGCGCACCGCGCGTCCAGGCGCAAGGAGCCCGGCCGGTTCCTCGTGGACGCCGACGCGCTCCCGCAGACGATCGAGGTCGTCCGCACCCGCGCCGTCCCGCTCGGCATCGAGGTCGTCGTCGCCGACGTGTCCGGCGGGCTCCCGGACGGCGACTTCTTCGGCGTGCTCGTGCAGTACCCGGGCGCGTCCGGCGCCGTCCGCGACCTCGCGCCGCTGTCCGCGCGGGCGCACGAGCGCGGCGCGACGGTCGTCGTCGCCGCCGACCTGCTCGCGCTGACGCTGCTGCGCCCGCCGGGGGAGTCGGGCGCCGACATCGCGGTCGGGTCCGCGCAGCGGTTCGGCGTCCCCTACGGCTTCGGCGGCCCGCACGCCGGGTACATGGCGGTCGGCGACGACCTGCGGCGGCAGCTGCCCGGACGGCTCGTCGGCGTGTCCGTCGACGCCGACGGCGCCACCGCCTACCGGCTGGCCCTGCAGACCCGCGAGCAGCACATCCGCCGCGAGAAGGCCACCAGCAACATCTGCACCGCGCAGGTGCTCCTCGCCGTGATGGCGAGCATGTACGCCGTCTACCACGGTCCCGAGGGCCTCGCCGCGATCGCGCAGCGCGCCCACCGGCGGGCCGCCGAGATCGCCGACGGGCTGCGCCGCGGCGGCGTCGAGATCGTGCACGGGTCGTTCTTCGACACGGTCCTGGCCCGCGTCCCGGGCCGCGCCGCCGAGGTCGTCGCCGCCGCCCGCGAGCGCGGGATCAACCTCCGGGCCGACGGTCCCGACCGGGTGGCGATCGCCTGCGACGAGACGACGACGCCCGAGCACGCCGCCGCCGTCCTGCAGGCGTTCGGCGTCGACGCCGGCGCCCCGGGCGACATCGCCGACGTCCTCCCCGACGACCTGCGGCGGGAGAGCCCCTACCTCACCCACCCGGTCTTCCACGCGCACCGCTCCGAGACGGCGATGCTGCGCTACCTGCGCCGCCTCCAGGACAAGGACATCGCCCTCGACCGGTCGATGATCCCGCTCGGCTCCTGCACGATGAAGCTGAACGCGACCGCCGAGATGGAGCCGATCACCTGGCCCGAGTTCGCGAACGTCCACCCGTTCGCGCCGCTCGACCAGGCCGCCGGGTACGTCGAGCTGATCGGCGAACTGGAGGCGAACCTCGCCGAGATCACCGGGTACGCGAAGGTGTCGGTGCAGCCGAACGCCGGGTCGCAGGGCGAGCTGGCCGGGCTGCTGGCCATCCGCGGCTACCACGCGTCGCGCGGCGAGGAGCACCGCGACGTCTGCCTGATCCCGTCGTCCGCGCACGGCACCAACGCCGCCAGCGCCGTCATGGCGGGGATGCGGGTCGTGGTCGTCAAGTGCGACGACGGCGGCAACGTCGACCTGGACGACCTGGACGCCAAGATCGGCCGGCACGGCGACCGGCTCGCCGCGATCATGGTGACGTACCCGTCCACGCACGGCGTGTTCGAGGAGTCGATCACGCAGGTGTGCGACGCCGTGCACGCGGCGGGCGGCCAGGTCTACGTGGACGGCGCCAACCTCAACGCCCTCGTCGGCCTCGCCCGCCCCGGCGAGTTCGGCTCGGACGTCTCGCACCTCAACCTGCACAAGACGTTCTGCATCCCGCACGGCGGCGGCGGGCCGGGCGTCGGCCCGATCGGCGTCCGCGAGCACCTGGCGCCGTTCCTGCCGAACCACCCGCTGCGCGCGGAGGCCGGGCCGTCCGACACGGGCGTCGGGCCGATCTCGGCGGCGCCCTGGGGGTCGGCGGGCATCCTGCCGATCTCGTGGGCGTACATCGCGATGATGGGCCCGGACGGGCTACGCGCCGCCACCGAGGGCGCGATCATCGGCGCGAACTACCTCGCCGCGCGCCTCGCCCCGCACTACCCGATCCTGTACACCGGGCGGAACGGGCTCGTCGCGCACGAGTGCATCGCCGACCTCCGCAAGATCACCAAGGAGACCGGGGTCACCGCCGAGGACGTCGCCAAGCGGCTCATCGACTACGGCTTCCACGCCCCGACCCTGTCGTTCCCGGTGGCCGGCACGCTGATGATCGAGCCGACCGAGAGCGAGGACCTCGCCGAGCTCGACCGGTTCTGCGACGCGATGATCGAGATCCGGCGGGAGATCCAGCGGGTCGCCGACGGCGGCCACGACCGCGACGACAACCCGCTGAAGAACGCCCCGCACACCGCCGCGCAGCTGATCTCCGACGCCTGGAAGCACCCGTACACCCGCGAGGAGGGCGCCTACCCGCTCCCCGCGCTGCGCGAGGGCAAGTACTGGCCGCCCGTCCGCCGCATCGACCAGGCGTACGGCGACCGCAACCTCGTCTGCTCCTGCCCGCCGCCCGAGGAGTTCGAGGACTGA
- a CDS encoding DUF6069 family protein — protein sequence MTHENTGRDTGGPDTRGRGVAVRRALTVAAAAGAALACWALADPVAGLDVTVRSGGTAGPVGPAMVAASSLLAGLLGWALLAVLERTVQRPRRVWTIVALIVLALSLAGPPGAAEGAGSLLVLIVLHLAVAAVLVPALPRRG from the coding sequence ATGACGCACGAGAACACCGGACGGGACACGGGCGGGCCGGACACGCGCGGACGCGGCGTCGCCGTGCGGCGGGCGCTGACCGTGGCGGCCGCGGCGGGGGCCGCGCTCGCCTGCTGGGCCCTCGCGGACCCGGTCGCCGGGCTGGACGTCACCGTCCGCTCCGGCGGGACCGCCGGCCCGGTCGGGCCCGCCATGGTCGCGGCGTCGAGCCTGCTCGCGGGGCTGCTGGGCTGGGCGCTGCTCGCGGTCCTGGAACGGACCGTGCAGCGGCCGCGCCGAGTCTGGACGATCGTCGCGCTGATCGTCCTCGCGCTGTCGCTGGCCGGGCCGCCCGGCGCCGCCGAGGGCGCCGGGAGCCTGCTGGTCCTGATCGTCCTGCACCTGGCCGTCGCGGCGGTGCTCGTCCCCGCGCTCCCCCGCCGCGGCTGA
- a CDS encoding sensor histidine kinase: MNSGKRRRGAAVMVVATGLLAGLSVWGTVSEDGTRERLVLDIAVAVVSCAASPVLLWRPVGGALGLGVLAALSPAATPAATAGALQVAQRRPFPVAVAVAAAGVAAHAAQGLWRLNAGISLGWWLVLIVIAYAALVGWGALAQARRALIASLHERARRAEAEQGRRVAEARMLERTRMAREMHDVLAHRLSLLATYAGALEYRPDAPPERLAHAAGVVRTGVHQALEELREVIGVLRDEERDFGDRPQPVLADVPRLVEESRDAGAAVTLRDDVADPGALPPAAGRAAYRVVQEGLTNARKHAAGLPVQVTLEGRPGTELRIDLRNELPPDGAPPLAPGSGTGLVGLTERVRLAGGRLDHEAARGEFRLRARIPWPA, from the coding sequence GTGAACAGCGGAAAGCGGCGTCGGGGCGCCGCCGTCATGGTCGTGGCGACCGGGCTGCTCGCCGGCCTCAGCGTGTGGGGCACGGTGAGCGAGGACGGGACGCGCGAGCGGCTCGTCCTCGATATCGCCGTCGCCGTCGTGAGCTGCGCGGCGTCGCCCGTCCTGCTGTGGCGGCCGGTCGGCGGCGCGCTGGGGCTGGGCGTGCTGGCGGCGCTGTCCCCGGCGGCGACCCCGGCGGCCACGGCCGGGGCCCTGCAGGTCGCGCAGCGCCGCCCGTTCCCGGTCGCCGTCGCGGTGGCCGCGGCGGGCGTCGCGGCGCACGCGGCACAGGGACTGTGGCGGCTCAACGCGGGCATCTCGCTCGGCTGGTGGCTCGTCCTGATCGTCATCGCGTACGCGGCGCTGGTCGGCTGGGGCGCGCTCGCCCAGGCGCGCCGCGCGCTCATCGCGTCGCTGCACGAGCGCGCCCGCCGCGCCGAGGCCGAGCAGGGCCGCCGGGTCGCCGAGGCGCGGATGCTCGAACGGACGCGGATGGCGCGGGAGATGCACGACGTCCTCGCGCACCGGCTGTCGCTGCTCGCCACCTACGCGGGCGCGCTGGAGTACCGTCCGGACGCCCCGCCCGAGCGGCTCGCGCACGCCGCGGGCGTCGTCCGTACCGGGGTGCACCAGGCGCTGGAGGAACTCCGCGAGGTCATCGGCGTCCTGCGCGACGAGGAGCGCGACTTCGGCGACCGGCCGCAGCCCGTCCTGGCCGACGTGCCGCGCCTGGTCGAGGAGTCCCGCGACGCGGGCGCGGCGGTGACGCTGCGCGACGACGTCGCCGACCCCGGCGCCCTGCCGCCCGCCGCGGGCCGCGCCGCCTACCGCGTCGTCCAGGAGGGCCTCACCAACGCGCGCAAGCACGCCGCCGGGCTGCCCGTCCAGGTGACCCTGGAGGGACGGCCCGGCACGGAACTGCGGATCGACCTGCGCAACGAGCTCCCGCCGGACGGCGCCCCGCCGCTCGCGCCCGGCTCCGGGACGGGCCTCGTCGGGCTCACCGAACGGGTGCGGCTCGCCGGGGGACGGCTCGACCACGAGGCCGCCCGGGGAGAGTTCCGGCTCCGCGCCCGAATACCATGGCCCGCGTGA
- a CDS encoding response regulator, translating into MARVTRPVRVLIVDDDPMVRAGLTMMLDGAEGIAVVGEAADGDEVPAAADAHAPDVVLMDLRMPRTDGITATRRLRGRADPPEVAVLTTFDTDENILRALRAGAAGFLLKDTPPEQLVQAVHRVASGEPILSPGVTRRLMDRAVVQAGAYERARAALDVLTPREREVVVAVARGRANAEIAAELFVSLATVKAHVSTVLDKLGLDNRTQIALLAHDAGLA; encoded by the coding sequence ATGGCCCGCGTGACCAGGCCGGTGCGAGTGCTGATCGTCGACGACGACCCCATGGTCCGTGCCGGGCTGACGATGATGCTGGACGGCGCGGAGGGCATCGCCGTCGTGGGGGAGGCCGCCGACGGCGACGAGGTGCCCGCCGCCGCCGACGCGCACGCCCCCGACGTCGTCCTGATGGACCTGCGGATGCCGCGGACGGACGGCATCACCGCCACCCGCCGCCTCCGGGGCCGCGCCGACCCGCCCGAGGTCGCCGTGCTCACCACCTTCGACACCGACGAGAACATCCTGCGCGCGCTGCGCGCCGGGGCCGCCGGGTTCCTGCTGAAGGACACGCCGCCCGAGCAGCTCGTCCAGGCCGTGCACCGGGTCGCGTCCGGCGAGCCGATCCTGTCCCCGGGCGTCACCCGCCGGCTCATGGACCGCGCGGTCGTCCAGGCCGGCGCCTACGAGCGGGCCCGCGCCGCGCTCGACGTCCTCACGCCCCGCGAGCGCGAGGTGGTCGTCGCCGTCGCGCGGGGACGGGCCAACGCCGAGATCGCCGCCGAACTGTTCGTGAGCCTGGCCACGGTGAAGGCCCACGTGTCGACCGTCCTCGACAAGCTCGGCCTCGACAACCGCACCCAGATCGCCCTGCTCGCCCACGACGCGGGACTCGCCTGA